The region ATCAGCCACAGTCACGATGGCCGTCGTCAGTTGCGCCGTCTTGCGATCCGGCATGGCGGAGCGCGCCGCGCTGGCAGCCACCGTTTGCAACCGCACCTCGCCCATCGAAACGCGCTCCAGCTCCAGCCCGGAAGCTCGCGCATCCAACCCGGCAGAGACCACCGAACCACCCGCCGCCAGTTGCGCCAGCGTCGGACGCCGCGCCATTCCCCCGGCTGCACCCTGGCCGATCTGCGCCAGCAGCGCATTCGCCTCAGCCTGCAAACCCTGCGCTGTCAGGCTGCGCGCGAAGTTGCGATGAATGCGCTCATCCTGCGGCGCCCGCGCCAACGCCAGCTCGAAATATTGCCGCGCAAGGTCATGCCGCCCGATCGCCGCATAGCTAATCGCGACACCGTTCAGCGCATGCGCATCGCCCGGCTGATGCCGCATCGCCCGGCGATAGGCGTCCAGCGCCAGTGCATGCTCGCCCCGCGAAAACAGCAGGTCTCCCCGCGCCAGCGCATCCGCGCCCGTAGCGGCGGCGTCTCCATTGACCGGCCGGACAGCGATCTCCCGGTTCGCCGAACTGCATGCCGCGCTCGCGAAGATGAGCGCCACTGCAACTGCCCGTCTCATCATGCCCCGTCCCCCATTGTCATTCATCGTGCCATGACCGGCAGAATTTCACGGACCACGCGCACCACGGCGGGCAGCATCAGCACCCCGATCATCACCGGCAACATGCAGGCGACCAGGGGCACCGACAGCAGCACCGGCAATCGGTGCGCCTTCTCCTCGGCCCGCATTCGCCGCTTTTCCCGCATCTCTCCGGCATAGACGCGCAGCGTCTGCCCCACGCTCGATCCCAACTGGTCCGACTGGATCAGCAGCGTCGCGAACGACCGGATCTCATCCACATCGACATCGTCAGCCATCCGCCGCAGGGCGTCGGCCCGGCTGCGCCCCGCGCGCAGTTCCAGCACGACCTTGCCCAGCGCCGCCGATACCAATGGATGCGATATGGCAAGCTCACGCCCCACCCGGTCCATCGCCGCTTCCAGCCCCAGCCCCGCCTCGACGCACACCAGCATCAGATCCAGCGCGTCGGGAAAGCCGTGAACGATCGCCTCCTGCCGCCGCGCCGCCTTCGCCGAAATGAAGAGGTTGGGCAGGTACAGGCCGAGCACCGCGATGGCCGTCGCCATGAAATAGAGCTTCACCGGGCTGGGCGGCTCCGGCTTGCTAAGCGACATCAGCACCATCACCGCTGGCAGCGCCAGCGTCAACGTCAGCCGAATAAAGGTAAAGACCTTGGGCGCCTCGGGCGAGGCATAGCCCGCCGCGATCAGCCGCCGACGCAGGGAATCGCTCTGCGTGTCGGCCAGCGAAATGCCCAGCTTCTCGATCCGGTCGACCAGCTTCTTCCATTCGCTGTTGTTGCGCTCGTTCCGCAGGCTCTGCCCGCCACCCTGCACAGCGCCGCCGGACCCGCTGACGACGTCCAGCCGGCTGCGCACCTTGGCCGTGCGCGACAGCATTTCGGACACGCCATAGACGATCGCGACGATCGCGACGAACAGCAGGATCAGCAATACCGGGCGAAGCTGCGATATAAGGGCAAAGTCCAACATCAGGTCACACTTTCAGGTCAACCATGCGGCGTATCGTCACAAAGCCGATGATGTAGAGGGTGATAAGCCCGGCAAAGCCGAAGATGAACATCGGGTCTTCGGCGATATCCAGGTAGAAGGCGGGATTGAGAAGGAACAGCGCGACAAAGGCCAGGATCGGCAGGGCCGTCAGCATCACCGCCGTCATCCGCCCTTCGGAACTCAGCGCCCGCACCTTCATGAACAGGCTGGCCCGCTCGCGAATGACCGCCGACAGATTTTCGAGGATCTCGGCCAGGTTGCCACCTGTCTCCGCCTGCACAGACAGCGACGTCACGAACATGTGCATCTCGTTCATGTCCCACCGCTCGGCCATGCGCTGCAACGCATCGCGCAGGTCCGAACCATAGGTCACTTCATCGACGACAATGCCGAATTCGCTGCCGATCGGGTCGCGCATTTCCTTGGTCAGCAGGTCGAGCGCCGCCGCGATCGGATGCCCCGCGCGCAGGCCGCGAACAAAGGTGTCGAGCGCGACGGGAAACTGCTCTTCCATCTTCTTGCGCCGCCGCTGGCTCATCCGGCTCAGCACCATGATGGGCAGCATCACGCCCAGCGACGCGGCGAAAGCGCCCGCCATGACGATCATGCCCGCCGTCATGCCATAGCCCGCCGCCAGCGCGCCGACGACCACGATCAGGAACAATATGCCCGTCGCAATGGCCATCAACGTCAGCACGGTCCGCGCAGGCACGCTCAGCCCCGCGCCATGCAACGCCCGCACGATGCTCAGCCCCATGCGGCCAAAAACGCTGTCATGGCTGAAATTCAGGCTGTCGTCATTACGCCGCAGCTTGGACAGCACGGTGCTGCGCTCATAGCCCGCAGCGATCATCTTGAGCCGCTTGTTGACGACCCGTTCCTTGCCCGCCCGTGCGCGCAGCCAGCTGGAAACCCCCTCGATCGTCAGGATCACCGCCGCGAACAGCAGGACCAGGACAAGGGCGCGGATGTAAAGCGGGTTTATCATTGCACCACCGCATCGGGACGGAAAAGCTCGGCGGGCAGGCTGATGCCCCGGTCGGCCAGCTCGCCCATGAATTTGGGCCGGATGCCGGTCGCCTCGAAATGGCCGCGCACCATGCCATTCTCGTCACGGCCCGTCATCTTGAAGCGGAAGATTTCCTGCATGGTGATGACCTCGCCTTCCATGCCCGTGATCTCCGAAATGCTCAGCAGGCGGCGGCGTCCGTCGGACAGTCGCCCCACCTGCACGATGACGTTCAGCGCCGACGCGATCTGCGCCCGCGCCGAACGCGGCGAAATGTCGATGCCGCTCATGCCGATCATCTGCTCCACGCGGGACAGCGCGTCGCGCGGCGTGTTCGCGTGGACCGTCGTCATCGACCCGTCATGGCCCGTGTTCATCGCCTGGAGCATGTCGAACGCCTCCCCGGCGCGCACTTCGCCCACGATGATGCGGTCGGGCCGCATGCGCAGCGCATTCTTCACCAGGTCGCGCTGGGTCACTTCGCCCCGCCCCTCGATGTTCGGAGGCCGCGTTTCCAGCCGCGCGACATGGCGCTGCTGCAACTGAAGCTCGGCCGAATCCTCGATGGTCACGATCCGCTCGGCCTCGTCGATGCTCGCCGACATGGCGTTGAGCAGCGTGGTCTTGCCCGAACCCGTACCGCCCGAAATCAGCACGTTGCGCCGCGATGCGACCACGGCCGACAGCACCTGCGCCATCGGCGCCGGCACGCTGCCCAGTTCGGACAGCCGCGCCATGCTGATCGGCACCTTGGCGAACTTGCGGATCGACAGCAGCGATCCATCGACCGCCAGCGGCGGCACCACCGCGTTCACGCGCGAACCGTCCGCGAGCCGCGCGTCAACGAACGGCGAGGATTCATCCACGCGCCTGCCCACCGCCGCCACGATCTTCTGGATGATGCGCAACAGATGCTTTTCATCCTTGAACCGCGTCGCCGTCTCCACCAGACGCCCGCTCCGCTCGACGAAGACGCATTTGTAGCCGTTCACCAATATGTCGGTGACGCTATGGTCCTTCAGCAGCGGCTCCAATGGCCCCAGCCCCAGCAGCTCGTCCAATATGTCCGAAACCAGCCGCCGCCGTTCCTCCAGGTTGAGCGCGTGCTTCTGCAAAGCCAGCTGTTCATGGACGATCTCGCCCACTTCCGCTTCCACCTGCGCGCGCGACATATTCTCCAGCGCGGACAGGTTGATCAGGTCGATCAGCTTCTGGTGCAGCGCGACCTTCAACTCGGTATGCCGGTCCTCTTCCCAATGGACCAGTTCCGTATCAGTCGGCCCCACATCGTCACGGTCGCCCGGCCGGTTCTCGCCTTTTCGGATCTGCCACATCAGCCCTTCTCCGCCTGGCGCCGCGCTTCAACCGCTTGCGTGGTGCAATCGACGATATCCGCCATGTCCTTGCAGATGCGGCTGCGCGCCTTGAGTTCCTGGATCAACACCCCCTGGTCCAGCGCCGAGCTGACCAGCGGAAAGTCGTTCGCGATGCTCAGGTTCACCGGATGGTCCAGCGCCGCCGCCGCATCCTCCAGCCCGATCGCGCGGAACAGCTTCTTTTCCACCCGGTTGGCGATCACATGGATGCGCGCCGGATCAATATCCTGGTCGCGCAGCAGGGCGATCTGCCGCCGCGCCTGGCGCAGGCTGGCGATGGTCAGTTCGCACACCAGAAATATGACTTCCGACCGCGCCACCAGCGACATGGACCAGTTGGTCCAGTTGCCCGGCAGGTCCAGATAAATGGTGTCGAAGTTCCGCTGCGCCAGTTCGATGACACGGAACACCTGATCCGCGTTCACCGCCTCCAGCGGCATGATCTCCGTCGGCGCAGTCACCACATGCAGCCCGGTCGGCGTCTCGACCGTCACGGAGCCAAGCAGTTCCCGGTCCACCCGGTTGCCCGCCTGCAACAGGTCCGCCAGCGTCAGCGACGATGTGATGTTCAGATACGTTCCCGCACCGCCGAACTGCACGTCAAAGTCGAACAGGCACACCCGCTCGCCCGCCTGTTTCGCCGACCGCGCATGCAGGCTGGCCGCCTGCGTCGCGATGGTAGTCGCCCCCACGCCGCCGACGCTCTTGATGATCGACACCAGCGCGCCCGTCTTGACGTCGCGGCCACCCTGCGCCGCGATCTCGCCACGCAGTTGATCCAGAACCGTCGTCAGTTCGCTCGCCTGCAAGGGCAGCGCCACCACATCATTGATCCCGCTCCGCAGCAGCGCGCGCACCAGCGGAATTTCCGCATTACGCACCGCCGCCACCACCAGCAGCGCCGGATTGGCCGCCCGCAACGCCGCCAGCCGCCGCATCGACGCTTCGTCGTCCGGCTGCACCTCAAGGATGACGGCCTTCGCCTCCCCCACCAGCTGCTGCGGCAAAGCCGTGCCCGGCGCCATCATCGACAGCGTGAGCGATTGCCCGCTCAGCCGATCGCCCATGATATCGGAAGCCGCTACCTCCTGCTCGGACAGGATCAGGTGGATGCCTTCATCCCCCACATCAAGGGTCCAGCTCTCGGTCGCCTCCGCAGTGTTCGTCACGATGCCCAAGATCTTGTTCCTCAATTTGGTACCTGATCTGAATAGGTCTGGCCGCTTTCCATGGTGAGCGCGGTCGAAAAATCTGGAAGATCAATTTCCCCGCCAAACAACTGAAAGAGAGTTGGTTGAAACGCCATCCCCGTTAGCTCGACTGTGATGAGGGGTGAAGCATCCGCCCCATTCGGATTGCCTGCAAATCCCAGTCCTGACGGCTTATAAAGTATCCGCACATTATCCGGGTTAAGATCTGGCATAAACGCATGCATCCGGTCATAAATGCGCATGAATGGACTGTCGTTGCCGGAATCGGCCGCTGTACCCCACGGACATTTCTCGCACGGATCGCAGGTCACATTTCCAGCTGCATCAGCATGACAGGACATAGTTCCGTAGGCCGTCGAGGGTATGATATCACCCTGCGTCAAACTCTCGGTGCCGACAAAGCTATGAGACGCAAGCCCTGTCGGCACCGGATCCGTCACAACAGCAAATCGAGCCCCCACCTGCGTCGCCTTTTCCGCATGATTCCAAGTCCACATCAAGCGCCCGACATCAATGATCCCGATCAGGAAAATGATAAGGAGCGGGAGCACCATTGCAAATTCTGCTGCTGAGCTACCCCGGCGATCGCGCAGAACATGAGGGATCACGATGCTCATATTCCCGCCACCGTAGCTTGGGATTCTGCGTTCAGCGTCAAGCTGGTGCCGAACAGCCCCATGCTTGCAAACAATGAACTATAGGGTTGCGCTGAAACTCTCACCTTCACGACCGGCAGATAATCCTTTGCAGCGTATATGCCCGAATAATCGGCATTGCTGGCGGTTGAGACGCAATCATATTTCACACTAATATGAGCGGCGTCTGTCCACGAAGCCATACGGGGCATCCCTCCCGTCGTGACCTGGCCGGTACGAGTAATCAGTTGCGTGTCGGCAGCGACATTCCCCAATGGGTCCAAGTCGTCGTCTACCGCGTTACAAGGAAAATAGCTAAAATTCTGCCTTGATGCGAAACGGGCTCCGTCGCGCACAGCTTTCACAACGACATGCTGATTTAGAAAGTAATTACCGATCTCGAAAGAACCGAACATCAGAGTTATTAGAACCGGCAAAATAAGCGCCATTTCGGCAGCAGCTGCTCCACTTACACATCCTAATATTTTGTTTATCTTCATCGAAATTCACTCGATCAGATATGGAACAGATCGAAGAACCACTTGGGAACCCGATGAGCTTGCGCTGACATTGGTGGCGCTGATCACTTCAGCATATATTTCCTTATCTTCAGTGAAAATCTCGTTTTTCTTGCCGCCAAAGCTTCCCTTTCTCACGAAGGATGGCTCAACCAGAAAAATGTCCAGCCACATGGCTACTGGTACATTTTTTGTTTTCCCCTTCGCTTCGAGAGCTTCACAGTTCAAAACGGCAACAGACAATTTTCGACGATCGATAGGCGATATCGTAGGATCTATGCCAGATCGCCCCGTAGCCGGTTTCCCAAAAGCTGTGTCATTCCCACTAAGCGACTGGGGAATATTAATTCCCTTATAATCAGGCGGTGTCGTGCTCACCTGAACGGATTGGTGCGCGATTTCCCACTTGTAAAGTTCGTAGCGCGTTATGCTATCGGACAATGCCGCAGTCCACTGCGCGTGCGTCCAGTTATAGTTGACCCGGAAGTATGCGTCTCTATCCCACGACCCATCTCCCATGATCGGGGTAGTGGATGAACTAGGCACAGCATGAACCAGATCTCGTGGATATCCCATGATGTCGGGATCTTCGCTCTTGTCGGTGGGCAGAAAGTTCGCCGATTGCGGTCGATAAGGCTTGGACGATTCAGTCCAATTTGCATTCGCGTTGCAGGATGCTCCTCCACTCGATTTACAAACCAGATCCTTTCTGGTGTTAATCGACGGTGAGCAGGTACCCCCCGGTTTACCCGGGCATGTGGGATTTCCGTTCGCGAACACATCAAACCGCGTGTTGAATGAACTCAAAGCTGCGGCCACCATCCCGGTCTTGGTTGTGACGCCATCTATAGGTTGGCATTCGCCCGGTGGAGTATCATAGCTCAACGCTGCGAAAAGTGCTGGCGAACCATTGACGTCCTTGTCGTCAACAATATTAGACTCTAGCCAACCGAAATTTCCTGGCGCACTTGCATCGCCGGTGACCAGTCGCATACCTTGTCCAGCCACAGCATTAAAGGGAAGGTGTTCATTCTCATTCCCAATTGGCTCATCCGGGTTGCAGATCATGACCGGGGGCTGTTTACAAATTGCTTGTCCCACGCCTGCAAAGGCCAGCGCCTTAATACCTCCGGAAGAGAAAACCTGCACGATCGGCGTCAAAGCAAAATTTGCCGTGCGCTTGTTCACTTCAACTTCAACAAACTTTGCATCCGCATCCGATGTGGCTAATGCAGTCTTCTCTCTATCCTGATAGAATCGCAAAGTTCCCGCAGTATCACAGCCAGCTGGCAGGCTGGTTGAAGTCCCAACGCCTACAGCTACCCCGCAACCGTCGTTGGCAAAGCGTGCGTTATTCTGGATCAGGTTTTTGACGGCATTGGTCGCCCGGGTTCGGGCATCATCTTCGCCATCCAACTGCGTCGCCGCCGCCAGCGCAGCCTGATCGGCCGCGTTCTGCAATTCCGTGTCCAGCCCCGCCATCCGCGCATAGTCGAACGCGATGCCCCCCGCCGCGATCAGGGCGAACAGCGACAGGGCTACCGTCGGCGCTACCGCACCGCTGGTTGACCTGATCAGGCTATTCCGACGGGCGGACATGGTTGGAAGCCCTCCCCGATCACCGGCCGCCCGAGCCGCTGCCCGAGCCACCGCCTGCACCGCCCCCAGAACCTTGCGTCGTACTGATCGTCGCCGGTTTCTTCACCTTGTCGGTGCGGTAGCGTTCCACTGCGGCCGCGCTCTTGCTGCCGTCGCCGCCTTCGACGATCGTGCCATCGTAGCGCGGTTCGGGGTTGATCACCTGCTGCGCATAGTTGGCGCGCACCGCCCCGCCAAAGGTCGGGTCGTTCGCGGTGCAGCCCGCCAGCGCCGGGACGGCCAGCATCGCGGCCAGGGACAGTCTGCGCATGGTCTCACTCCCGCTCATAGTTCATATCCGCTCTGCGTTGCGCCAGCCGGATCGGCAGCCGGTGCGGCCGGAGCCGGAGCCGGAGCCGCCTTACGCTGCTCGGGCGGCATCGCGTCGGGATTGAGCGGATTGATGCCCACCGCCTTATCGGTCCGGCCCATCAGGAACAGGTCCAGTTCGTTGGGATCGCCCACCCGGTCGGTCGGCAAGCTCACATCCTCCGCCCGCATCGGCTTCACCAGCCGCGGGGTGACGATCATGACCAGTTCGGTCTGCTGCTTCTGGAACCCGGTCGAACGGAACAGCGCGCCGATGAGCGGGATCGATCCCAGCACCGGCAACTGCCGCACGGTATCCTGAAAGTCGTTGCGCAAAAGCCCTGCAATCGCAAAGGATTGCCCGTCGCGCAATTCCACCACCGTCTTGGCCCGCCGCGTCAGCAGGCCCGGCACCACCAGCCCGTTGATCGACACCGACGCCGATGGATCGATCGAGCTGACTTCCGGTTCGACCACCAGGTTGATGATCCCGTCGCTCAGCACCGTGGGGGTGAAGCCCAGGCTTACCCCGAACGGCTTGAACTCGACGGTGATGCCATTATTGCCGCCCGCGCCGCCTCCTCCGCCGCCACTCTGGACGACCGGGATCGGAAACTCGCCGCCCGCCAGGAAGGACGCGGTTTCACCCGACAGGGCAACCAGCGTCGGCTCGGCCAGCGTCTTGACCAGCCCCTTGCGCTCCAGCATGTCCAGCGCGGAAAACAGGTTCAGGCTGCCGATCTTGTACGCCCATGTCCCCACGCCAAAAGCGTCGGACAGGCCATCGAGCGCAATCGTCGGCGTGCCGCCATTGTTGGTCGGCACGATGGATTCGGACGCCAGGCTGCCGATGCTGCCCGCGGTCTTGTTGCCGTTGAAGCTGTGGTTGAGGCCGATCTGCTTCGCCGCCTGCCGGTTCACTTCCGAAAAGCGCACCTCCAGCATCACCTGCTGCGAAGCGCCGACCGACAGCATGTTGACGACCTTCTCGTCGCCCCCGGCATAGGTCTTGGCGATCTGCACCGCCCGGTCGACGGCGGATGCGCTCGACACCGTCCCGGTCAGCACCACCGCGTCGTTGGAAATGCGCGCGCCGATCTGCTCGCCGGGGATCAGTTCGGACAGCTGGCGCTTCAGCGTCACCACATCCGGCCCCACCGCCACATCGACCACCGCGATCAACATGTTGCGGCTGTCATACAGGGTCAGGCTGGTCGTCCCCACCTTCTTGCCCAGCACGTACAGCGACCGGTTGGTCATGGGCAAAATGTCGGCGATCTCCTGATTGCCGACCATCGCCTTGGAAAAAGCGCGGTCCACCGTCAGCACCTGGCTCTTGTTGAGCGGTACGTCGAACTGCCCGGCGTGATTGACGTTGCTGGTGGTCAGCGAAGCGACCTGCGCCTGGACCGGCATCGCCGTCCCGGTGGCCATCGCCACCCCCAGCGCCAGCATCGCGGCGGATTTAGCGGGAACCATAGCGCTTCACCTCATAGCTGGTGCCGGTCGTGCCGCGCACGATTTCGACCGATGCGGTCGCGGGCAGAGCGGAAACATTGCGGGGCACGGCCCGGCGCGGCGCGCGCATGGCGGGCATCGAAGCGGGCAGATAGGCCACATCGGCGACGCGGGCGCGCGGCCCGGCAAAGCCGCCGACATAGGCGCCATCGCGCAGATCCTCCGTCCCCACGGTCTGCACCGCCGGATTGGGCTGGTCCGTCACATTGCGCAGCACCAGCGTCAACTGGCCGACCTGCTGGCCCAGGACCAGCTTCTGCGCGTCCACCTGGTTGACCTCCAGCGTCGCGGTCTTGCCGATCGCCGGGTCCTTGGACGTATCGTTTGCGTTCTGGTCGATGGCGATGACGCGGGTGTTTTGCAGCAGCACATCGGTGATCTGCTCGCTGGCCCCGCCCATGCCGTCCTGCATCGTGCGCGTGACGAATACATCGACGGTATCGCCCGGCAGCACGAAGCCGCCCGCCGCCGCCACATCATTCACCCGCACGGCGACCGCACGCATTTCGGGCCGCAGCACACCGGACATGGTGGCGCGACCGCCTTCGCCTGACAATTTGGACGTGAGTATCGGTTCGCCCGGCTCGATCTGCCGCAGCACGACGCGCTGCTTGCCAAGGGAGGTAAGCTGCACCGGATCGCGGAAAGCGCCCGGCGGCACCGAACCGGCGGGCCAATCGACCACCCTGATCTTTTCCGGCGTGATCGCCGCGCCAAAGGGCAGCGGCATCGACGCCACGACAACCTTGGTCATGCCGCCTTGAGGCGTAGCCTGAGCCTGCTCGGCCCTGCTCAAATAGCTATTGGCGACGAATACCGCCGCCAGACCGAGCAGGATCGCCAAGCCAAGGATGATTAAAGATCTGCGCTGCCCCACGAC is a window of Sphingobium sp. MI1205 DNA encoding:
- a CDS encoding AAA family ATPase codes for the protein MTNTAEATESWTLDVGDEGIHLILSEQEVAASDIMGDRLSGQSLTLSMMAPGTALPQQLVGEAKAVILEVQPDDEASMRRLAALRAANPALLVVAAVRNAEIPLVRALLRSGINDVVALPLQASELTTVLDQLRGEIAAQGGRDVKTGALVSIIKSVGGVGATTIATQAASLHARSAKQAGERVCLFDFDVQFGGAGTYLNITSSLTLADLLQAGNRVDRELLGSVTVETPTGLHVVTAPTEIMPLEAVNADQVFRVIELAQRNFDTIYLDLPGNWTNWSMSLVARSEVIFLVCELTIASLRQARRQIALLRDQDIDPARIHVIANRVEKKLFRAIGLEDAAAALDHPVNLSIANDFPLVSSALDQGVLIQELKARSRICKDMADIVDCTTQAVEARRQAEKG
- the cpaB gene encoding Flp pilus assembly protein CpaB → MAILLGLAAVFVANSYLSRAEQAQATPQGGMTKVVVASMPLPFGAAITPEKIRVVDWPAGSVPPGAFRDPVQLTSLGKQRVVLRQIEPGEPILTSKLSGEGGRATMSGVLRPEMRAVAVRVNDVAAAGGFVLPGDTVDVFVTRTMQDGMGGASEQITDVLLQNTRVIAIDQNANDTSKDPAIGKTATLEVNQVDAQKLVLGQQVGQLTLVLRNVTDQPNPAVQTVGTEDLRDGAYVGGFAGPRARVADVAYLPASMPAMRAPRRAVPRNVSALPATASVEIVRGTTGTSYEVKRYGSR
- a CDS encoding tetratricopeptide repeat protein — protein: MMRRAVAVALIFASAACSSANREIAVRPVNGDAAATGADALARGDLLFSRGEHALALDAYRRAMRHQPGDAHALNGVAISYAAIGRHDLARQYFELALARAPQDERIHRNFARSLTAQGLQAEANALLAQIGQGAAGGMARRPTLAQLAAGGSVVSAGLDARASGLELERVSMGEVRLQTVAASAARSAMPDRKTAQLTTAIVTVADDGRSTPVLSLARELKAPIASIAAARARPVAIGCGQSGSVGVRLPATGYSIDLSPVRTDAKPSRACATMAGGDATDDLFEKLWKWDGEQG
- a CDS encoding TadE/TadG family type IV pilus assembly protein, with product MKINKILGCVSGAAAAEMALILPVLITLMFGSFEIGNYFLNQHVVVKAVRDGARFASRQNFSYFPCNAVDDDLDPLGNVAADTQLITRTGQVTTGGMPRMASWTDAAHISVKYDCVSTASNADYSGIYAAKDYLPVVKVRVSAQPYSSLFASMGLFGTSLTLNAESQATVAGI
- a CDS encoding TadE/TadG family type IV pilus assembly protein, giving the protein MSIVIPHVLRDRRGSSAAEFAMVLPLLIIFLIGIIDVGRLMWTWNHAEKATQVGARFAVVTDPVPTGLASHSFVGTESLTQGDIIPSTAYGTMSCHADAAGNVTCDPCEKCPWGTAADSGNDSPFMRIYDRMHAFMPDLNPDNVRILYKPSGLGFAGNPNGADASPLITVELTGMAFQPTLFQLFGGEIDLPDFSTALTMESGQTYSDQVPN
- a CDS encoding pilus assembly protein TadG-related protein, which gives rise to MSARRNSLIRSTSGAVAPTVALSLFALIAAGGIAFDYARMAGLDTELQNAADQAALAAATQLDGEDDARTRATNAVKNLIQNNARFANDGCGVAVGVGTSTSLPAGCDTAGTLRFYQDREKTALATSDADAKFVEVEVNKRTANFALTPIVQVFSSGGIKALAFAGVGQAICKQPPVMICNPDEPIGNENEHLPFNAVAGQGMRLVTGDASAPGNFGWLESNIVDDKDVNGSPALFAALSYDTPPGECQPIDGVTTKTGMVAAALSSFNTRFDVFANGNPTCPGKPGGTCSPSINTRKDLVCKSSGGASCNANANWTESSKPYRPQSANFLPTDKSEDPDIMGYPRDLVHAVPSSSTTPIMGDGSWDRDAYFRVNYNWTHAQWTAALSDSITRYELYKWEIAHQSVQVSTTPPDYKGINIPQSLSGNDTAFGKPATGRSGIDPTISPIDRRKLSVAVLNCEALEAKGKTKNVPVAMWLDIFLVEPSFVRKGSFGGKKNEIFTEDKEIYAEVISATNVSASSSGSQVVLRSVPYLIE
- a CDS encoding type II secretion system F family protein, with the protein product MINPLYIRALVLVLLFAAVILTIEGVSSWLRARAGKERVVNKRLKMIAAGYERSTVLSKLRRNDDSLNFSHDSVFGRMGLSIVRALHGAGLSVPARTVLTLMAIATGILFLIVVVGALAAGYGMTAGMIVMAGAFAASLGVMLPIMVLSRMSQRRRKKMEEQFPVALDTFVRGLRAGHPIAAALDLLTKEMRDPIGSEFGIVVDEVTYGSDLRDALQRMAERWDMNEMHMFVTSLSVQAETGGNLAEILENLSAVIRERASLFMKVRALSSEGRMTAVMLTALPILAFVALFLLNPAFYLDIAEDPMFIFGFAGLITLYIIGFVTIRRMVDLKV
- a CDS encoding type II and III secretion system protein family protein; amino-acid sequence: MVPAKSAAMLALGVAMATGTAMPVQAQVASLTTSNVNHAGQFDVPLNKSQVLTVDRAFSKAMVGNQEIADILPMTNRSLYVLGKKVGTTSLTLYDSRNMLIAVVDVAVGPDVVTLKRQLSELIPGEQIGARISNDAVVLTGTVSSASAVDRAVQIAKTYAGGDEKVVNMLSVGASQQVMLEVRFSEVNRQAAKQIGLNHSFNGNKTAGSIGSLASESIVPTNNGGTPTIALDGLSDAFGVGTWAYKIGSLNLFSALDMLERKGLVKTLAEPTLVALSGETASFLAGGEFPIPVVQSGGGGGGAGGNNGITVEFKPFGVSLGFTPTVLSDGIINLVVEPEVSSIDPSASVSINGLVVPGLLTRRAKTVVELRDGQSFAIAGLLRNDFQDTVRQLPVLGSIPLIGALFRSTGFQKQQTELVMIVTPRLVKPMRAEDVSLPTDRVGDPNELDLFLMGRTDKAVGINPLNPDAMPPEQRKAAPAPAPAAPAADPAGATQSGYEL
- a CDS encoding type II secretion system F family protein, which gives rise to MLDFALISQLRPVLLILLFVAIVAIVYGVSEMLSRTAKVRSRLDVVSGSGGAVQGGGQSLRNERNNSEWKKLVDRIEKLGISLADTQSDSLRRRLIAAGYASPEAPKVFTFIRLTLTLALPAVMVLMSLSKPEPPSPVKLYFMATAIAVLGLYLPNLFISAKAARRQEAIVHGFPDALDLMLVCVEAGLGLEAAMDRVGRELAISHPLVSAALGKVVLELRAGRSRADALRRMADDVDVDEIRSFATLLIQSDQLGSSVGQTLRVYAGEMREKRRMRAEEKAHRLPVLLSVPLVACMLPVMIGVLMLPAVVRVVREILPVMAR
- a CDS encoding CpaF family protein — encoded protein: MWQIRKGENRPGDRDDVGPTDTELVHWEEDRHTELKVALHQKLIDLINLSALENMSRAQVEAEVGEIVHEQLALQKHALNLEERRRLVSDILDELLGLGPLEPLLKDHSVTDILVNGYKCVFVERSGRLVETATRFKDEKHLLRIIQKIVAAVGRRVDESSPFVDARLADGSRVNAVVPPLAVDGSLLSIRKFAKVPISMARLSELGSVPAPMAQVLSAVVASRRNVLISGGTGSGKTTLLNAMSASIDEAERIVTIEDSAELQLQQRHVARLETRPPNIEGRGEVTQRDLVKNALRMRPDRIIVGEVRAGEAFDMLQAMNTGHDGSMTTVHANTPRDALSRVEQMIGMSGIDISPRSARAQIASALNVIVQVGRLSDGRRRLLSISEITGMEGEVITMQEIFRFKMTGRDENGMVRGHFEATGIRPKFMGELADRGISLPAELFRPDAVVQ